A single region of the Epinephelus moara isolate mb chromosome 14, YSFRI_EMoa_1.0, whole genome shotgun sequence genome encodes:
- the LOC126400600 gene encoding kinesin-like protein KIF3B isoform X1, whose protein sequence is MSKMSKSKHCEAVRVVVRCRPFSRREETADCENILQIDDRLGQITIRNPKAPPDEPMKVFTFDSVYGWGSKQNDIYDDAVRPLVESVLQGFNGTIFAYGQTGTGKTHTMQGVSNDPDMRGVIPNSFHHIFTQISRTQNQKYLVRSSYLEIYQEEIRDLLCKDNNKKLELKENPDSGVYVKDLSSVVTKNATEIEHVMNIGNQSRSVGFTNMNERSSRSHAIFVITVECSEVGPDGEDHIRVGKLNMVDLAGSERQSKTGAKGKRLKEAAKINLSLSALGNVISALVDGKSTHIPYRDSKLTRLLQDSLGGNAKTVMIATVGPSHKNFEESLATLRYASRAKNIKNKPRINEDPKDALLREFQEEIARLKAQLEERGMLAKERRRRRNSKRLSKSMAGMEEEMLKERDAEMWKALDNEPEVKSYVKDGSDVPKALTCQGSGEKLKHLVENRKSVVDMQWDQDALEKIIEKYKAMESKLLVGGKTIIDHTNEQQKMLEQKRQEIAEQIRREREIQQQMMLQDEETLEMKETFSSLQQEVEHKTKKLKRLYTKLQLVKAEMRDVIDEHVITRQELEQTQTELTRELKYKYLLIENFIPPEEKNKIMNRLHFDSEEDQWRLQPVLPPESAPTQVKRRPLSAVGYKRPISQYAQMAVSTATGAPSRYQAENIMLLELDMSPPTMFTLNLNGAHLERAFSPRLMQDLLVTVPIRERSTASSRVRKSQSWYQAPQAASIPSSSSSTTLTSASQSFSPSQRQRPSSAAYLPCLDPIQTSP, encoded by the exons CAGACTGGGGCAGATCACCATCAGGAACCCGAAGGCACCACCTGATGAGCCCATGAAAGTGTTCACGTTTGATTCCGTGTACGGCTGGGGCTCAAAACAAAACGACATTTATGACGATGCTGTGAGACCTCTGGTGGAGTCCGTGCTCCAGGGCTTCAACGGGACTATATTTGCGTATGGACAGACTGGGACAGGTAAAACACACACCATGCAGGGGGTGTCAAACGACCCAGACATGAGAGGGGTTATACCAAATTCATTTCACCACATCTTCACACAGATATCCAGGACTCAGAATCAGAAGTACCTGGTGAGGTCATCATACCTTGAGATCTACCAGGAGGAGATTAGAGATCTGCTGTGCAAAGATAACAATAAGAAACTGGAGCTGAAAGAAAACCCTGACTCAGGTGTTTATGTGAAAGATCTGTCCTCAGTGGTCACAAAGAACGCCACCGAGATTGAACATGTGATGAACATAGGCAACCAGTCCAGGTCTGTGGGGTTCACCAACATGAATGAACGCAGCTCTCGGTCTCATGCCATTTTTGTCATAACCGTGGAGTGTAGTGAAGTAGGGCCAGATGGCGAGGACCACATCCGCGTTGGGAAGCTCAACATGGTTGACCTGGCTGGCAGCGAGCGCCAGAGCAAGACAGGTGCAAAGGGGAAGCGGCTAAAGGAAGCAGCCAAAATCAACCTGTCCCTCTCAGCGCTGGGGAATGTCATTTCTGCCCTGGTGGATGGGAAGAGCACCCACATCCCTTACAGAGACTCCAAACTGACCCGCTTGCTCCAGGACTCGTTGGGTGGCAACGCAAAGACGGTCATGATAGCAACAGTGGGGCCATCGCACAAGAACTTTGAAGAATCCCTGGCCACGCTGAGGTACGCCAGCCGGGCCAAGAACATAAAGAACAAACCTCGGATTAATGAGGACCCCAAAGATGCCCTGCTGAGGGAGTTCCAGGAGGAGATCGCACGCTTGAAAGCCCAACTAGAGGAGCGAGGGATGCTGgcaaaggagaggaggaggaggaggaatagcaaAAGGCTGAGTAAAAGTATGGCTGGTATGGAGGAGGAGATGCTCAAAGAGAGGGATGCAGAGATGTGGAAGGCTTTAGATAACGAACCAGAGGTGAAGTCATATGTGAAAGATGGAAGTGACGTCCCAAAGGCTCTGACCTGCCAGGGGAGCGGTGAGAAGTTAAAGCACCTGGTTGAGAACAGAAAAAGTGTGGTGGACATGCAGTGGGATCAGGATGCTTTGGAGAAGATCATTGAGAAATATAAG GCTATGGAGAGCAAACTGTTAGTGGGAGGAAAGACGATCATTGATCACACCAATGAACAGCAAAAGATGCTGGAGCAGAAGAGGCAAGAGATTGCAGAACag ATAAGACGAGAGCGAGAGatccagcagcagatgatgcTGCAGGACGAGGAGACCTTAGAAATGAAAGAGACGTTCTCCTCCCTGCAGCAGGAAGTGGAACATAAGACAAAAAAGCTGAAGAGG CTGTACACCAAACTACAGTTAGTAAAGGCAGAGATGAGAGATGTCATCGATGAACACGTCATAACCAGACAGGAGCTTGAACAGACACAGACTGAACTCACCAGAGAACTCAAGTACAA ATATCTCTTGATTGAGAACTTTATACCTCCAGAGGAAAAGAACAAGATCATGAACAGGCTGCACTTTGACAGTGAGGAGGATCAGTGGAGGCTCCAGCCGGTCCTTCCACCAGAGAG TGCACCCACTCAGGTCAAGAGGAGACCTCTCTCAGCCGTGGGATACAAGAGGCCAATCAGCCAATATGCACAGATGGCTGTTTCCACAGCAACCGGGGCCCCATCTCGATACCAG GCTGAGAACATAATGCTGTTGGAGTTAGACATGTCTCCCCCAACCATGTTCACCTTGAACCTTAATGGCGCTCACCTGGAGAGAGCCTTTTCTCCCAGGCTGATGCAGGATCTCCTGGTAACTGTTCCGATCAGAGAGAGGAGCACAGCATCGTCACGGGTCAGGAAGTCTCAATCCTG GTATCAGGCACCACAAGCAGCATCCATCccatcatcctcatcctccaccACTCTGACATCGGCATCTCAGAGCTTCTCTCCTTCTCAGAGACAAAGACCATCCTCAGCTGCCTATCTTCCATGTTTAGATCCAATTCAGACAAGTCCCTGA
- the LOC126400600 gene encoding kinesin-like protein KIF3B isoform X2 has product MSKMSKSKHCEAVRVVVRCRPFSRREETADCENILQIDDRLGQITIRNPKAPPDEPMKVFTFDSVYGWGSKQNDIYDDAVRPLVESVLQGFNGTIFAYGQTGTGKTHTMQGVSNDPDMRGVIPNSFHHIFTQISRTQNQKYLVRSSYLEIYQEEIRDLLCKDNNKKLELKENPDSGVYVKDLSSVVTKNATEIEHVMNIGNQSRSVGFTNMNERSSRSHAIFVITVECSEVGPDGEDHIRVGKLNMVDLAGSERQSKTGAKGKRLKEAAKINLSLSALGNVISALVDGKSTHIPYRDSKLTRLLQDSLGGNAKTVMIATVGPSHKNFEESLATLRYASRAKNIKNKPRINEDPKDALLREFQEEIARLKAQLEERGMLAKERRRRRNSKRLSKSMAGMEEEMLKERDAEMWKALDNEPEVKSYVKDGSDVPKALTCQGSGEKLKHLVENRKSVVDMQWDQDALEKIIEKYKAMESKLLVGGKTIIDHTNEQQKMLEQKRQEIAEQIRREREIQQQMMLQDEETLEMKETFSSLQQEVEHKTKKLKRLYTKLQLVKAEMRDVIDEHVITRQELEQTQTELTRELKYKYLLIENFIPPEEKNKIMNRLHFDSEEDQWRLQPVLPPESAPTQVKRRPLSAVGYKRPISQYAQMAVSTATGAPSRYQAENIMLLELDMSPPTMFTLNLNGAHLERAFSPRLMQDLLVTVPIRERSTASSRVRKSQSW; this is encoded by the exons CAGACTGGGGCAGATCACCATCAGGAACCCGAAGGCACCACCTGATGAGCCCATGAAAGTGTTCACGTTTGATTCCGTGTACGGCTGGGGCTCAAAACAAAACGACATTTATGACGATGCTGTGAGACCTCTGGTGGAGTCCGTGCTCCAGGGCTTCAACGGGACTATATTTGCGTATGGACAGACTGGGACAGGTAAAACACACACCATGCAGGGGGTGTCAAACGACCCAGACATGAGAGGGGTTATACCAAATTCATTTCACCACATCTTCACACAGATATCCAGGACTCAGAATCAGAAGTACCTGGTGAGGTCATCATACCTTGAGATCTACCAGGAGGAGATTAGAGATCTGCTGTGCAAAGATAACAATAAGAAACTGGAGCTGAAAGAAAACCCTGACTCAGGTGTTTATGTGAAAGATCTGTCCTCAGTGGTCACAAAGAACGCCACCGAGATTGAACATGTGATGAACATAGGCAACCAGTCCAGGTCTGTGGGGTTCACCAACATGAATGAACGCAGCTCTCGGTCTCATGCCATTTTTGTCATAACCGTGGAGTGTAGTGAAGTAGGGCCAGATGGCGAGGACCACATCCGCGTTGGGAAGCTCAACATGGTTGACCTGGCTGGCAGCGAGCGCCAGAGCAAGACAGGTGCAAAGGGGAAGCGGCTAAAGGAAGCAGCCAAAATCAACCTGTCCCTCTCAGCGCTGGGGAATGTCATTTCTGCCCTGGTGGATGGGAAGAGCACCCACATCCCTTACAGAGACTCCAAACTGACCCGCTTGCTCCAGGACTCGTTGGGTGGCAACGCAAAGACGGTCATGATAGCAACAGTGGGGCCATCGCACAAGAACTTTGAAGAATCCCTGGCCACGCTGAGGTACGCCAGCCGGGCCAAGAACATAAAGAACAAACCTCGGATTAATGAGGACCCCAAAGATGCCCTGCTGAGGGAGTTCCAGGAGGAGATCGCACGCTTGAAAGCCCAACTAGAGGAGCGAGGGATGCTGgcaaaggagaggaggaggaggaggaatagcaaAAGGCTGAGTAAAAGTATGGCTGGTATGGAGGAGGAGATGCTCAAAGAGAGGGATGCAGAGATGTGGAAGGCTTTAGATAACGAACCAGAGGTGAAGTCATATGTGAAAGATGGAAGTGACGTCCCAAAGGCTCTGACCTGCCAGGGGAGCGGTGAGAAGTTAAAGCACCTGGTTGAGAACAGAAAAAGTGTGGTGGACATGCAGTGGGATCAGGATGCTTTGGAGAAGATCATTGAGAAATATAAG GCTATGGAGAGCAAACTGTTAGTGGGAGGAAAGACGATCATTGATCACACCAATGAACAGCAAAAGATGCTGGAGCAGAAGAGGCAAGAGATTGCAGAACag ATAAGACGAGAGCGAGAGatccagcagcagatgatgcTGCAGGACGAGGAGACCTTAGAAATGAAAGAGACGTTCTCCTCCCTGCAGCAGGAAGTGGAACATAAGACAAAAAAGCTGAAGAGG CTGTACACCAAACTACAGTTAGTAAAGGCAGAGATGAGAGATGTCATCGATGAACACGTCATAACCAGACAGGAGCTTGAACAGACACAGACTGAACTCACCAGAGAACTCAAGTACAA ATATCTCTTGATTGAGAACTTTATACCTCCAGAGGAAAAGAACAAGATCATGAACAGGCTGCACTTTGACAGTGAGGAGGATCAGTGGAGGCTCCAGCCGGTCCTTCCACCAGAGAG TGCACCCACTCAGGTCAAGAGGAGACCTCTCTCAGCCGTGGGATACAAGAGGCCAATCAGCCAATATGCACAGATGGCTGTTTCCACAGCAACCGGGGCCCCATCTCGATACCAG GCTGAGAACATAATGCTGTTGGAGTTAGACATGTCTCCCCCAACCATGTTCACCTTGAACCTTAATGGCGCTCACCTGGAGAGAGCCTTTTCTCCCAGGCTGATGCAGGATCTCCTGGTAACTGTTCCGATCAGAGAGAGGAGCACAGCATCGTCACGGGTCAGGAAGTCTCAATCCTGGTGA